In the genome of Telluria beijingensis, one region contains:
- a CDS encoding methyl-accepting chemotaxis protein — MNLNNMKVGTRLALGFALILVLLVAVAVVGILRMAQIQDRLDHVVSVSNVSTSLVIEMRNNVSDRLQSLRVLTLMADPADMEPEIAKFKEQTAVYNEAQRKLTALFASNGNDQEKALLAQIKEHEAAALPAIARATELYLAANAMDATRVMVREVRPVQRKWTDALNALAAQEQKQNAQTKADAEAAFDNARNFMLVLLALAVVLGVAAAVVITRSLLKQLGGEPGYTAKIAGSIAHGDLSIAIDTKESDRGSLLVEMKEMRNSLVDIVSQVRRGTETIGTASREIAAGNIDLSSRTELQASSLEKTASAMEQLTSTVKQNADNAREANALAAAASDVARKGGDVVSQVVGTMGEINGSASKIADIIGVIDGIAFQTNILALNAAVEAARAGEQGRGFAVVASEVRNLAQRSAAAAKEIKTLIDDSVAKVERGSKLVGQAGVTMDEVVSSVKRVTDIMSEIANASAEQSAGIAQVNTSIIEMDGMTQQNAALVEEAAAAAQSLQDQAGELARVVSIFKLEEGEQFQFEAQAPVATTTAVVVRPAAKRPVPPAPKKPAAASAAVNPDEAEVAPKPKKAAATVGNDEWEEF, encoded by the coding sequence ATGAATTTGAACAACATGAAGGTCGGTACCCGCCTGGCCCTCGGTTTCGCACTGATCCTGGTGCTGCTGGTTGCAGTGGCTGTCGTCGGTATCCTGCGCATGGCGCAGATCCAGGATCGTCTTGACCATGTGGTCAGCGTGAGCAATGTATCGACCAGCCTTGTGATCGAAATGCGTAACAACGTCAGCGATCGCCTGCAGTCGCTGCGCGTCCTGACCCTGATGGCCGACCCGGCCGACATGGAACCGGAAATCGCCAAGTTCAAGGAACAGACCGCCGTCTATAACGAAGCCCAGCGCAAGCTGACGGCCCTGTTTGCGTCGAACGGCAACGACCAGGAAAAAGCGTTGCTGGCCCAGATCAAGGAACACGAAGCCGCCGCCTTGCCGGCCATCGCCCGCGCCACCGAACTCTACCTGGCCGCCAATGCGATGGACGCCACCCGCGTGATGGTGCGCGAAGTGCGTCCGGTGCAGCGCAAGTGGACCGATGCCCTGAATGCCCTGGCCGCCCAGGAACAAAAACAGAACGCCCAGACCAAGGCCGACGCCGAAGCCGCATTCGACAATGCCCGTAACTTCATGCTGGTCCTGCTGGCCCTGGCCGTGGTGCTGGGTGTGGCGGCGGCCGTCGTGATCACCCGCAGCCTGCTCAAGCAGCTCGGCGGCGAGCCTGGCTATACCGCCAAGATCGCGGGCAGCATCGCCCATGGCGACCTGTCGATCGCGATCGACACCAAGGAATCGGACCGCGGCAGCCTGCTGGTCGAGATGAAGGAAATGCGCAACAGCCTGGTCGATATCGTCTCGCAAGTGCGCCGCGGCACCGAAACCATCGGCACCGCCTCGCGTGAAATCGCCGCCGGCAATATCGACCTGTCCTCGCGTACCGAACTGCAGGCCAGCTCGCTGGAAAAGACCGCCTCGGCGATGGAGCAGCTGACTTCGACCGTCAAGCAGAACGCCGACAATGCCCGCGAAGCCAATGCACTGGCCGCCGCCGCATCGGACGTGGCCCGCAAGGGTGGCGACGTGGTGTCGCAAGTGGTCGGCACCATGGGTGAGATCAATGGCTCGGCCAGCAAGATCGCCGACATCATCGGCGTGATCGACGGCATCGCCTTCCAGACCAATATCCTGGCGCTGAACGCGGCAGTCGAAGCGGCCCGTGCCGGCGAACAGGGCCGCGGCTTTGCGGTCGTGGCGTCCGAGGTGCGTAACCTGGCCCAGCGTTCGGCCGCGGCAGCAAAAGAAATCAAGACCCTGATCGACGACTCGGTCGCCAAGGTCGAGCGTGGCAGCAAGCTGGTCGGCCAGGCCGGCGTGACGATGGATGAAGTGGTGTCGAGCGTCAAGCGCGTGACCGACATCATGAGCGAGATCGCCAACGCCAGCGCCGAACAGAGCGCCGGCATCGCCCAGGTCAACACCTCGATCATCGAGATGGATGGCATGACCCAGCAAAACGCCGCGCTGGTGGAAGAAGCCGCCGCCGCCGCCCAGAGCCTGCAGGACCAGGCCGGCGAACTGGCCCGCGTGGTCAGCATCTTCAAGCTGGAAGAAGGTGAACAGTTCCAATTCGAGGCGCAGGCGCCAGTCGCGACCACCACCGCGGTGGTGGTTCGTCCGGCCGCCAAGCGTCCAGTACCGCCGGCGCCGAAAAAGCCCGCCGCCGCCAGCGCCGCGGTGAATCCGGACGAGGCCGAAGTTGCGCCGAAGCCGAAAAAGGCAGCTGCCACCGTCGGCAACGACGAGTGGGAAGAATTCTAA
- a CDS encoding energy transducer TonB has translation MKNLSAKLFVALTLTGAACASFAAETPASFDPKKCTIEYPKASLMNEEQGTTSASFLVNADGTVAESKIDKSSGFKNLDRALVKGLTSCKFKPGTKDGAPAQTWTKVDYAFKLD, from the coding sequence ATGAAAAACCTGTCCGCCAAGCTGTTCGTTGCACTGACCCTGACCGGCGCCGCCTGCGCCAGCTTCGCCGCCGAAACCCCGGCGTCGTTCGATCCGAAGAAGTGCACCATCGAATACCCGAAAGCATCGCTGATGAACGAAGAGCAGGGCACCACCTCGGCCTCGTTCCTGGTCAATGCGGACGGCACCGTGGCGGAATCGAAGATCGACAAGTCGAGCGGCTTCAAGAACCTGGACCGCGCGCTGGTCAAGGGCCTGACCTCGTGCAAGTTCAAGCCGGGCACCAAGGATGGCGCACCGGCCCAGACCTGGACCAAGGTCGACTACGCCTTCAAGCTGGACTGA
- a CDS encoding YXWGXW repeat-containing protein, whose translation MKTILATAAAILIGSAAFAPVQAQAAHPRADVIVIKKAPPAPRREAVPAARRGHEWVSGYWDWNGRRHEWVAGHWEKVRPGYAYQRAQWRQDRNGWYLERGGWHQVRQVAGYRNRDRDRDGVPNRHDARPNNPYRY comes from the coding sequence ATGAAAACCATCCTCGCCACCGCCGCCGCCATCCTGATCGGCAGCGCCGCATTTGCCCCCGTGCAGGCCCAGGCCGCTCACCCGCGGGCCGACGTGATCGTCATCAAGAAGGCGCCGCCGGCGCCACGCCGCGAAGCCGTGCCCGCCGCGCGTCGCGGCCATGAATGGGTATCGGGTTACTGGGACTGGAACGGCCGCCGTCATGAGTGGGTCGCCGGCCACTGGGAGAAAGTACGTCCGGGCTACGCCTACCAGCGCGCGCAATGGCGCCAGGACCGCAATGGCTGGTACCTCGAGCGCGGCGGCTGGCACCAGGTGCGCCAGGTCGCCGGCTACCGGAATCGCGACCGCGATCGCGACGGCGTCCCGAACCGCCACGACGCCCGTCCAAACAACCCTTACCGCTACTGA
- a CDS encoding sensor domain-containing diguanylate cyclase — protein sequence MPDQSTAPEISRLTAEKRPAVRNAVLFVVALCLLLLTIQVWDGWRARQERLAEVAVATTNMSHALAAQAESAVRVVDTVLAGVVERVETDGTDGDARARLQLHLKNMVTRVDELHGLFVFGEDGHWLMTSQDRIPLYTVDDREYFQYHRKNPDRFVHVGKPVRSRSSSDWVLPISRRLNNPDGSFAGVALGTIRIEYFSTLYESFDVGDAGVIMLTLDDGTMIYRLPHSAKLIGADVSTGPVHQMYQRTGPAGTAMLRSKIDGIERLYSYRHLETYPLIVATAQSKKEILEKWLKSMLAQAAVTCVAILLLLYFGRRLVRQIVIRDHLEHELLQARELLQEHNRALTVLADHDSLTGIANRRRFEEALAHEFARAARSNAPLSLLMFDVDYFKRYNDTYGHVAGDACLRQVAQALEDSLVRPADLAARFGGEEFVALLPDTDPAGARMVAERIRQAVMALAIPHAGNGAGVVTVSVGVHTGIAGAGMAEGGATALVERADALLYQAKQSGRNQVCGGDLAASRSDPP from the coding sequence ATGCCAGACCAGAGTACCGCTCCCGAAATATCACGCCTGACCGCCGAAAAACGTCCCGCAGTGCGCAACGCCGTGCTGTTCGTCGTCGCACTATGCCTGCTGCTGCTAACCATCCAGGTCTGGGACGGCTGGCGCGCGCGCCAGGAGCGCCTGGCGGAAGTGGCGGTGGCCACCACCAATATGTCGCACGCGCTCGCGGCCCAGGCCGAAAGCGCTGTGCGGGTGGTGGATACGGTGCTGGCCGGCGTGGTCGAGCGGGTCGAGACCGATGGGACGGATGGCGATGCGCGCGCGCGCCTGCAACTGCACCTCAAGAATATGGTGACCCGGGTCGACGAATTGCACGGCCTGTTCGTGTTCGGGGAGGATGGCCACTGGCTGATGACCTCGCAGGACCGCATCCCGCTGTACACGGTCGACGACCGCGAATACTTCCAGTACCACCGCAAGAATCCGGACCGCTTCGTCCACGTGGGCAAGCCGGTGCGCAGCCGTTCCAGCAGCGACTGGGTGCTGCCGATCTCGCGCCGCCTGAACAATCCGGACGGCAGCTTCGCCGGCGTCGCGCTCGGCACGATCCGCATCGAATACTTCTCGACCCTGTACGAAAGCTTCGACGTCGGCGATGCCGGCGTGATCATGCTGACCCTGGACGACGGCACCATGATCTATCGCCTGCCGCACAGCGCAAAGCTGATCGGCGCCGACGTCAGCACCGGCCCGGTGCACCAGATGTACCAGCGCACCGGCCCGGCCGGCACCGCCATGCTGCGCTCCAAGATCGACGGCATCGAAAGACTGTACAGCTACCGCCACCTGGAAACCTATCCGCTGATCGTGGCCACCGCCCAGTCAAAGAAGGAAATCCTGGAGAAATGGCTGAAGTCGATGCTGGCCCAGGCCGCGGTCACCTGCGTCGCCATCTTGCTGCTGCTTTATTTTGGCCGGCGCCTGGTGCGCCAGATCGTGATCCGCGACCACCTCGAGCACGAACTGCTGCAGGCGCGCGAACTGCTGCAGGAACATAACCGCGCCCTGACGGTCCTGGCCGACCACGACAGCCTGACCGGCATCGCCAACCGGCGCCGCTTCGAGGAAGCGCTCGCCCACGAGTTCGCGCGCGCGGCGCGCAGCAACGCGCCGCTGTCGCTATTGATGTTCGACGTCGATTACTTCAAGCGCTACAACGACACCTATGGCCACGTGGCCGGCGACGCCTGCCTGCGCCAGGTGGCGCAGGCGCTGGAGGACAGCCTCGTGCGTCCGGCCGACCTGGCCGCGCGCTTTGGTGGAGAAGAATTCGTGGCCCTGCTGCCGGATACCGATCCGGCCGGCGCCAGGATGGTGGCCGAGCGCATCCGCCAGGCGGTGATGGCGCTGGCGATCCCGCATGCCGGCAATGGCGCCGGGGTCGTGACGGTCAGCGTTGGCGTGCATACCGGCATTGCCGGCGCCGGCATGGCGGAGGGCGGCGCCACCGCGCTGGTGGAGCGCGCCGACGCCCTGCTCTATCAGGCCAAGCAATCGGGCCGCAACCAGGTGTGCGGCGGCGACCTCGCCGCCTCCCGGTCCGACCCACCCTGA